ATCGTTTAAACGATTGGCGGCCTAACAGTGGCAACACCCGGCCGCCAATCGTTTAAACGATTGGCGGCCTAATAGCGGAAGTCGGTTAAAACCGACATCTTGCAGCAGTGGCGACAACCGGCGGGGGTTTAAACCCCCGCCTAACAGCTAAAGTCGGTTGAAACCGACTAAAAACACCACGGGATAAGACTTGCAGTCGTCTTTAGACGACTTTAGCTATTAGGCGGGGGTTTAAACCCCCGCCGGTTGTTGAGAATGGTGCAAGATGTCAGTTTCAACCGACTGAAAGTCTTATGCGGTCATATTTTTAGTCGTCTTTAGACGACTTTAGCTATTAGGCGAGGGATTTATCCCCCGCCGCTTGTTGCTTGTTGCCACTTTAGCTATGAGGCCGCCAACGTTTAAACCCCCGCCTGGTGTTGCTGTAGCAGTCCTCTACCCCATCGTCACCCCTGGGCAAGCCCGGATATTTACTGAACAAGACGGGTACAGAACCCCAGAAAACTGTGGGACTATTTGTTACCGCTTTTGGGGCAAAATGTCAAGAAATTATGATATAAAAAATTAGAATTAAGGTAGTCAATTTATCAGTTATGTTATAAGAATAGTTATAGGATTAAAACTTAATCGGATTTTAGGAATAAACAGCAGAACCCTTTGGCTTCGACTTTAGAACGCGACTGCCGGGGGAAACAAAAACCAGCCCGTCCTTGTTGTCGGAGTGGGAAATTTATTCTCAGATTTCCTCAAAACAAGGAAACCTCTGTGGAGTGCAGGAGCGGAACTATACGACCCGCTCATTCCCAAAAGCTTATACCTCCGAATTAATACCCCGAGTTGGGGTCACTTTAAGCAAGAGAGGGTTACAGACTACAAAGCACTCGACTCCAGAGCGATTTGTCAATAAACCTAGACATCAAGTGAGTAGGAAAAGGACGATGGATTGCAGCCACATTCAATTTCGCGATCGCAAAGAAGATGTAGATATCCAACAGCTTAAACGGCTATTTGAACTCACCGCATTTTGGGCGCGAGAGCGAAAAGTTGAGGATTTAGCCATCGCGATCGCCAACAGCGATCCCGTGATTACCGTTTGGGAAGGAGAGCGCCTGATTGGGTTAGCGCGTGCCACCTCCGACGGCATTTATCGAGCTACGATTTGGGATGTGATCATTCACCCGGAATATCAAGGGGTGGGATTGGGACGCAAATTAGTCGAAACCCTCTTAAGTCATCCCCGGATGAATCGAGTCGAGCGAGTTTACCTGATGACCACCCATCAGCAGCGATTCTATGAGCGGATTGGGTTCGAGGAAAACTCCACGACGACAATGGTCCTCTACAATAACCAAAACTTCACGGAAGAACTGAAGACTCGCGAAGTGCTCGTGGAAGCAAGCATTGAAGTCTAGTCATTTTAGAGTTTTCTTCTAAGCGTAGCTCCTCCGACCCTGGACCCGCTTCAACAATTTCTAAATGGCCGCCCATGAGTTCCAAAATGCTCTGATTCATCATCAAAATTGTACCCGGAGACAGATCCACCTCTGTTTCTGGGGTATTTTCTTTGCGGTTTTGTTGGAGTTGCAGGAAATCCAGGGGTTCAGAAAAACAATGAGAAGGCAGGGGGAGGTCAATGGAGATGCTCACATAATCCCCCGGGGTTTTACCTGGGTTTGACTGGGTGAGTGAAGAGGTTGAGCCAGATTCGGGGAAGACTTTGGCCGAAATACCAATGCGACCATTCCCGACGGGATTAATGGCCAGTTCAATAAAGGTGACAAGAACCTGAGTCAGACATCGTTGGTCCGCACGAACCGCAATTTTGGGGTCCGGTTGGGAAATCTGCAAGGTGATATTGCGGTTGGCCGCTTGAAGTTCGGTCAAATAATGAACTTCTTCAAACACATCGGCTAGATGTAAAATTTCCTGTTTTAGGGGGTTACGACCTTCTTCAATCCGAGAGACTTCGATAATGCGATCGAGCATTTGAATCATCTTGTGAACCGAGTTATTGGCCTGAACCAAAAACTCGCGTTCTTCTGCCGGATTATCACACAAATCGCTTAAAATTAATTGATGAACGCCGATTAAACTATTGAGAGGCGATCGCAACTCGTGGGAAATTCGCGACAAGAAACCCGCTTTGAACTGACACATTTGACGAGTCATTAGATAATTGAGCTGGGTTTGTTTGAGGCGAGTTGAGAGGTTAGTGTCCCCGAAGTTTTTCCGAGGATTTAGGGGCAAATGGGGACTCGGTTTGGGAGTCCAGCGCGATCGCCAAAGCCAACCACTGCCAAAACCAATTCCCAAGGCAGTGATTCCATAAATCCAACAGTTCCAGTCCATCGTTTGTGCCCCAATCCAACCTAATTCCTGAACGCTGATGGCAGTGATCACAGACAGGATATCCCCGTTCATTTTCCCCGTTCCTCGCTGTTTGAGTCTAACTGAACCACACCTTGTCGGAGAATTTCCCAACCTTGACTGGTCCATTTGGCTACGGTCGAAGGGACCCCACTGGCCGTTGGGTTCGGTTCCGACTGATCCCATTCCAGAGTCACCACTTGGGGAAACCGCAAATCAATCTCTGCCATTGTTTCCAGCGGGGGTTGCCCACTGAGATTGGCGCTCGTCGTGGCTAAAGGGCCAGTTTGAGCCAAAATCCGGCGGGCGATCGCCTGATTGGGAACTCGAATCCCAATGGTACTCGGGTCAACGGGATTCATCACCGAGGGGACCGCAGCATTCGCGGGTAAAACCAATGTTAACGCACCGGGCCAATGTCGATTCGCCACCCCTTGCCAAATTTGCAACTCCCTCTGGGTACTCCGCACAAAAGGCCAAAGATCCGCTTCCGTGGCTCCCATCAAAATTAGGGGTTTATCCAGACTTCGCTGTTTCACCGCAAAGATGGACTCAGCGAGACTCGGCAGGACCGCTAATGCGGGGACTGTATCTGTGGGAAAACTCACCACCTGGCCCGCCAGGGCCGCCTCAATCAAGACTTGTTCTGAAACTGCTGTCATCGTGGCGTTTGGGACCCTCAACGTTAACTGCGGTAAGCTCGGGCAAATCGTTCAATCCCTGCTAAATCTGAGAATATCTCAATTTGAGTATAACTGCCTTGGTCTTGTAGTAACTCGGTGACGGCAGGGGCCTGTCCC
The nucleotide sequence above comes from Laspinema palackyanum D2c. Encoded proteins:
- a CDS encoding L-threonylcarbamoyladenylate synthase, whose translation is MTAVSEQVLIEAALAGQVVSFPTDTVPALAVLPSLAESIFAVKQRSLDKPLILMGATEADLWPFVRSTQRELQIWQGVANRHWPGALTLVLPANAAVPSVMNPVDPSTIGIRVPNQAIARRILAQTGPLATTSANLSGQPPLETMAEIDLRFPQVVTLEWDQSEPNPTASGVPSTVAKWTSQGWEILRQGVVQLDSNSEERGK
- a CDS encoding GNAT family N-acetyltransferase, which produces MDCSHIQFRDRKEDVDIQQLKRLFELTAFWARERKVEDLAIAIANSDPVITVWEGERLIGLARATSDGIYRATIWDVIIHPEYQGVGLGRKLVETLLSHPRMNRVERVYLMTTHQQRFYERIGFEENSTTTMVLYNNQNFTEELKTREVLVEASIEV
- a CDS encoding sensor histidine kinase produces the protein MNGDILSVITAISVQELGWIGAQTMDWNCWIYGITALGIGFGSGWLWRSRWTPKPSPHLPLNPRKNFGDTNLSTRLKQTQLNYLMTRQMCQFKAGFLSRISHELRSPLNSLIGVHQLILSDLCDNPAEEREFLVQANNSVHKMIQMLDRIIEVSRIEEGRNPLKQEILHLADVFEEVHYLTELQAANRNITLQISQPDPKIAVRADQRCLTQVLVTFIELAINPVGNGRIGISAKVFPESGSTSSLTQSNPGKTPGDYVSISIDLPLPSHCFSEPLDFLQLQQNRKENTPETEVDLSPGTILMMNQSILELMGGHLEIVEAGPGSEELRLEENSKMTRLQCLLPRALRESSVLP